In Cheilinus undulatus linkage group 16, ASM1832078v1, whole genome shotgun sequence, one DNA window encodes the following:
- the LOC121524404 gene encoding NLR family CARD domain-containing protein 3-like isoform X1 encodes MEKPSPHPPEPSSVSIKSDQSNDRGVLFKQSADGSIRMEKPSPHPPEPSSVSIKSDQSNDRGVLFKQSADGRVQLEPSEFFRDQSKQQKPELDSIFMLLEENIIIFVKKELKRFQKALSQDNPECPSEDEEVLVGEDEEQRSREAFLKITENFLRRMKQYELADCLRNRSSAPVCQQKLKSNLKQKFQCVFEGIAKAGNPTLLNQIYTELYITEGGTGEVNQEHEVRQMETTSRKADRPETTIRQEDIFKAPPGRDEPIRTVMTKGVAGIGKTVLTQKFTLDWAEGKANQDIQFTFPFTFRELNVLKEKEFSLVDLVHHFFTETKEAGLCRFEDFQVVFIFDGLDECRLPLDFHQTKILSDTREPTSVGVLLTNLIRGNLLPSARLWITTRPAAANQIPPGCVDMVTEVRGFTDPQKEEYFRKRFRNKKQASTIISHIKTSRSLHIMCHIPVFCWITATVLEDLLKTRERGELPKTLTEMYIHFLVVQSKLKSIKYDGGAETDPHWSPESRKMMESLGKLAFEQLQKGNLIFYEPDLRECGIDIRAASVYSGVFTQVFIEERGLYQDTVFCFIHLSVQEFLAALHVHQTFTNSGVNLMAEEQTTSRSTMTQLYQSAVDQALQSPNGHLDLFLRFLLGLSLTTNQNLLGGLLTQTGSDSETNQETVQYIKTKISEDLSAEKSINLFHCLNELNDRSLLKEIQQSLRSGRLSTDRLSPAQWSALVFILLSSEEDLDVFDLKKYSASEEALLRLLPVVKASNKALLSVCDLSERSCGALSSVLSSQSSSLRDLDLSNNDLQDSGVELLSTGLKSPHCRLETLSLSGCMVTEEGCSSLASALSWSCLTELDLSYNHPGEPGEKLLSALLEDPDCSLETLRLDHRGWHTLEPGLKKYACELEVDTNTVNRRLRLSDNNRTVTHVEEFQPYPDHPDRFDKYPQLLCGTGLTGRCYWEVEWSGVVYISVSYRGIRRRGDRHECWFGYNDQSWSLSCSDVGYSVCHNNREIKVSSSSSSFSGRVGVYLDHPAGSLSFYSVSSSRLIHLHTFNTTFTEPLYPGFRFFLYSSPGSSVSLCSP; translated from the exons ATGGAGAAGCCGAGTCCACACCCTCCAGAACCCAGCTCTGTTTCTATTAAGAGTGACCAGTCTAATGATCGTGGTGTTCTCTTCAAACAGTCTGCAGATGGAAg TATCAGGATGGAGAAGCCGAGTCCACACCCTCCAGAACCCAGCTCTGTTTCTATTAAGAGTGACCAGTCTAATGATCGTGGTGTTCTCTTCAAACAGTCTGCAGATGGAAg AGTTCAGCTGGAACCATCAGAGTTCTTCAGAGATCAGTCCAAACAGCAGAAACCAGAGCTGGACTCCATATTTATG ctgctggaggagaaCATTATCATCTTTGTGAAGAAGGAACTGAAGAGATTTCAGAAGGCTCTGAGTCAGGATAACCCAGAATGTcccagtgaggatgaggaggtgtTGGTTGGTGAAGATgaagagcagaggagcagagaggctTTTCTGAAGATCACAGAGAACTTCCTGAGGAGAATGAAGCAGTACGAGCTGGCTGACTGTCTGAGGAACA GATCTTCTGCTCCAGTATGCCAACAGAAACTCAAGTCTAACCTGAAGCAGAAGttccagtgtgtgtttgaggggatCGCTAAAGCAGGAAACCCAACCCTTCTGAATCAGATCTACACAGAGCTCTACATCACTGAGGGAGGGACTGGAGAGGTCAACCAGGAACACGAGGTCAGACAGATGGAAACAACATCCAGGAAAGCAGACAGACCAGAAACTAccatcagacaggaagacaTCTTTAAAGCTCCACCTGGAAgagatgaaccaatcagaacagTGATGACGAAGGGCGTGGCTGGCATTGGGAAAACAGTCTTAACACAGAAGTTCACTCTGGACTGGGCTGAAGGCAAAGCCAACCAGGACATCCAGTTCACATTTCCATTCActttcagagagctgaatgtGCTGAAAGAGAAAGAGTTCAGCTTGGTGGATCTCGTTCATCACTTCTTTACTGAAACCAAAGAAGCAGGACTCTGCAGGTTTGAGGACTTCCAGGTGGTCTTCATCTTTGATGGTCTGGATGAGTGTCGACTTCCTCTGGACTTCCACCAAACCAAAATCCTCTCTGATACCAGAGAGCCCACCTCAGTGGGTGTGCTGCTGACAAACCTCATCAGGGGGAACCTGCTTCCATCTGCTCGCCTCTGGATAACCAcacgacctgcagcagccaatcagatccctccTGGATGTGTTGACATGgtgacagaggtcagagggttCACTGACCCTCAGAAGGAGGAGTACTTCAGGAAGAGGTTCAGAAACAAGAAACAGGCCAGCACAATCATCTCCCACATCAAGACATCCCGAAGCCTCCACATCATGTGCCACATCCCggtcttctgctggatcactgctacagttctggaggatctgctgaagaccagagagagaggagagctgcCCAAGACCCTGACTGAGATGTACATCCACTTCCTGGTGGTTCAGTCCAAACTGAAGAGCATCAAGTATGATGGAGGAGCTGAGACTGATCCACACTGGAGTCCAGAGAGCAGGAAGATGATGGAGTCTCTGGGTAAGCTGGCttttgagcagctgcagaaaggaaACCTGATCTTCTATGAACCAGACCTGAGAGAGTGTGGCATCGATATCAGAGCAGCCTCAGTGTACTCAGGAGTGTTCACACAGGTGTTTATAGAGGAGAGAGGACTGTACCAGGACACGGTGTTCTGCTTCATCCATCTGAgtgttcaggagtttctggCTGCTCTTCATGTCCATCAGACCTTCACCAACTCTGGAGTCAATCTGATGGCAGAGGAACAAACAACATCCAGATCTACAATGACACAGCTCTACCAGAGTGCCGTGGACCAGGCCTTACAGAGTCCTAATGGACACCTGGACCTGTTCCTCCGTTTCCTCCTGGGTCTGTCACTGACCACCAATCAGAATCTCCTAGGAGGTTTGCtgacacagacaggaagtgactcAGAGACCAATCAGGAAACAGTCCAGTACATCAAGACAAAGATCAGTGAGgatctgtctgcagagaaaagCATCAACCTGTTCCACTGTCTGAATGAACTGAATGACCGTTCTCTATTGAAGGAGATCCAACAGTCCCTGAGATCAGGACGTCTCTCCACAGATAGACTGTCTCCTGCTCAGTGGTCAGCTCTGGTCTTCATCTTACTGTCATCAGAAGAAGATCTGGATGTGTTTGACCTGAAGAAGTACTCTGCTTCAGAAGAGGCTCTTCTGAGGCTGCTGCCAGTGGTCAAAGCCTCCAACAAAGCTCT ACTGAGTGTCTGTGACCtctcagagagaagctgtggaGCTCTGTCCTCAGTCCTCAGCTCCCAGTCCTCCAGTCTGAGAGACCTGGACCTGAGTAACAACgacctgcaggattcaggagtggAGCTGCTATCTACTGGACTAAAGAGTCCACACTGCAGACTGGAAACTCTCAG TCTGTCTGGCTGTATGGTCACAGAGGAAGgctgttcttctctggcctcagctctgaGCTGGTCTTGTCTGAcagagctggacctgagctaCAATCATCCAGGAGAACCAGGAGAGAAACTACTGTCTGCTCTACTGGAGGATCCAGACTGCAGCCTGGAGACACTGAG ACTGGACCATAGGGGATGGCACACACTGGAACCAGGTCTAAAGAAGT ACGCCTGTGAGCTGGAAGTAGACACAAACACGGTGAACAGAAGACTCAGACTGTCTGACAACAACAGGACGGTGACACATGTAGAGGAGTTTCAGCCATATCCTGATCATCCAGACAGGTTTGACAAATATCCTCAGTTGCTGTGTGGGACTGGTCTGACTGGTCGTTGTTACTGGGAGGTCGAGTGGAGTGGAGTGGTTTATATATCAGTGAGTTACAGAGGAATCAGACGAAGAGGAGATAGACATGAATGTTGGTTTGGATATAATGATCAGTCCTGGAGTCTGAGCTGCTCTGATGTTGGTTActctgtctgtcacaataacagagaaataaaagtctcctcctcctcctcttcattctCTGGTAGAGTAGGGGTATATCTGGACCATCCTGCTGGCTCTCTGTCCTTCTACAGTGTCTCCTCTAGCAGACTGATCCACCTCCACACCTTCAACACCACATTCACTGAACCGCTCTATCCTGGGTTTAGGTTTTTTCTGTACTCATCTCCTGGTTCCTCAGTGTCTCTGTGTTCTCCGTAG
- the LOC121524404 gene encoding NLR family CARD domain-containing protein 3-like isoform X2 — protein sequence MEKPSPHPPEPSSVSIKSDQSNDRGVLFKQSADGRVQLEPSEFFRDQSKQQKPELDSIFMLLEENIIIFVKKELKRFQKALSQDNPECPSEDEEVLVGEDEEQRSREAFLKITENFLRRMKQYELADCLRNRSSAPVCQQKLKSNLKQKFQCVFEGIAKAGNPTLLNQIYTELYITEGGTGEVNQEHEVRQMETTSRKADRPETTIRQEDIFKAPPGRDEPIRTVMTKGVAGIGKTVLTQKFTLDWAEGKANQDIQFTFPFTFRELNVLKEKEFSLVDLVHHFFTETKEAGLCRFEDFQVVFIFDGLDECRLPLDFHQTKILSDTREPTSVGVLLTNLIRGNLLPSARLWITTRPAAANQIPPGCVDMVTEVRGFTDPQKEEYFRKRFRNKKQASTIISHIKTSRSLHIMCHIPVFCWITATVLEDLLKTRERGELPKTLTEMYIHFLVVQSKLKSIKYDGGAETDPHWSPESRKMMESLGKLAFEQLQKGNLIFYEPDLRECGIDIRAASVYSGVFTQVFIEERGLYQDTVFCFIHLSVQEFLAALHVHQTFTNSGVNLMAEEQTTSRSTMTQLYQSAVDQALQSPNGHLDLFLRFLLGLSLTTNQNLLGGLLTQTGSDSETNQETVQYIKTKISEDLSAEKSINLFHCLNELNDRSLLKEIQQSLRSGRLSTDRLSPAQWSALVFILLSSEEDLDVFDLKKYSASEEALLRLLPVVKASNKALLSVCDLSERSCGALSSVLSSQSSSLRDLDLSNNDLQDSGVELLSTGLKSPHCRLETLSLSGCMVTEEGCSSLASALSWSCLTELDLSYNHPGEPGEKLLSALLEDPDCSLETLRLDHRGWHTLEPGLKKYACELEVDTNTVNRRLRLSDNNRTVTHVEEFQPYPDHPDRFDKYPQLLCGTGLTGRCYWEVEWSGVVYISVSYRGIRRRGDRHECWFGYNDQSWSLSCSDVGYSVCHNNREIKVSSSSSSFSGRVGVYLDHPAGSLSFYSVSSSRLIHLHTFNTTFTEPLYPGFRFFLYSSPGSSVSLCSP from the exons ATGGAGAAGCCGAGTCCACACCCTCCAGAACCCAGCTCTGTTTCTATTAAGAGTGACCAGTCTAATGATCGTGGTGTTCTCTTCAAACAGTCTGCAGATGGAAg AGTTCAGCTGGAACCATCAGAGTTCTTCAGAGATCAGTCCAAACAGCAGAAACCAGAGCTGGACTCCATATTTATG ctgctggaggagaaCATTATCATCTTTGTGAAGAAGGAACTGAAGAGATTTCAGAAGGCTCTGAGTCAGGATAACCCAGAATGTcccagtgaggatgaggaggtgtTGGTTGGTGAAGATgaagagcagaggagcagagaggctTTTCTGAAGATCACAGAGAACTTCCTGAGGAGAATGAAGCAGTACGAGCTGGCTGACTGTCTGAGGAACA GATCTTCTGCTCCAGTATGCCAACAGAAACTCAAGTCTAACCTGAAGCAGAAGttccagtgtgtgtttgaggggatCGCTAAAGCAGGAAACCCAACCCTTCTGAATCAGATCTACACAGAGCTCTACATCACTGAGGGAGGGACTGGAGAGGTCAACCAGGAACACGAGGTCAGACAGATGGAAACAACATCCAGGAAAGCAGACAGACCAGAAACTAccatcagacaggaagacaTCTTTAAAGCTCCACCTGGAAgagatgaaccaatcagaacagTGATGACGAAGGGCGTGGCTGGCATTGGGAAAACAGTCTTAACACAGAAGTTCACTCTGGACTGGGCTGAAGGCAAAGCCAACCAGGACATCCAGTTCACATTTCCATTCActttcagagagctgaatgtGCTGAAAGAGAAAGAGTTCAGCTTGGTGGATCTCGTTCATCACTTCTTTACTGAAACCAAAGAAGCAGGACTCTGCAGGTTTGAGGACTTCCAGGTGGTCTTCATCTTTGATGGTCTGGATGAGTGTCGACTTCCTCTGGACTTCCACCAAACCAAAATCCTCTCTGATACCAGAGAGCCCACCTCAGTGGGTGTGCTGCTGACAAACCTCATCAGGGGGAACCTGCTTCCATCTGCTCGCCTCTGGATAACCAcacgacctgcagcagccaatcagatccctccTGGATGTGTTGACATGgtgacagaggtcagagggttCACTGACCCTCAGAAGGAGGAGTACTTCAGGAAGAGGTTCAGAAACAAGAAACAGGCCAGCACAATCATCTCCCACATCAAGACATCCCGAAGCCTCCACATCATGTGCCACATCCCggtcttctgctggatcactgctacagttctggaggatctgctgaagaccagagagagaggagagctgcCCAAGACCCTGACTGAGATGTACATCCACTTCCTGGTGGTTCAGTCCAAACTGAAGAGCATCAAGTATGATGGAGGAGCTGAGACTGATCCACACTGGAGTCCAGAGAGCAGGAAGATGATGGAGTCTCTGGGTAAGCTGGCttttgagcagctgcagaaaggaaACCTGATCTTCTATGAACCAGACCTGAGAGAGTGTGGCATCGATATCAGAGCAGCCTCAGTGTACTCAGGAGTGTTCACACAGGTGTTTATAGAGGAGAGAGGACTGTACCAGGACACGGTGTTCTGCTTCATCCATCTGAgtgttcaggagtttctggCTGCTCTTCATGTCCATCAGACCTTCACCAACTCTGGAGTCAATCTGATGGCAGAGGAACAAACAACATCCAGATCTACAATGACACAGCTCTACCAGAGTGCCGTGGACCAGGCCTTACAGAGTCCTAATGGACACCTGGACCTGTTCCTCCGTTTCCTCCTGGGTCTGTCACTGACCACCAATCAGAATCTCCTAGGAGGTTTGCtgacacagacaggaagtgactcAGAGACCAATCAGGAAACAGTCCAGTACATCAAGACAAAGATCAGTGAGgatctgtctgcagagaaaagCATCAACCTGTTCCACTGTCTGAATGAACTGAATGACCGTTCTCTATTGAAGGAGATCCAACAGTCCCTGAGATCAGGACGTCTCTCCACAGATAGACTGTCTCCTGCTCAGTGGTCAGCTCTGGTCTTCATCTTACTGTCATCAGAAGAAGATCTGGATGTGTTTGACCTGAAGAAGTACTCTGCTTCAGAAGAGGCTCTTCTGAGGCTGCTGCCAGTGGTCAAAGCCTCCAACAAAGCTCT ACTGAGTGTCTGTGACCtctcagagagaagctgtggaGCTCTGTCCTCAGTCCTCAGCTCCCAGTCCTCCAGTCTGAGAGACCTGGACCTGAGTAACAACgacctgcaggattcaggagtggAGCTGCTATCTACTGGACTAAAGAGTCCACACTGCAGACTGGAAACTCTCAG TCTGTCTGGCTGTATGGTCACAGAGGAAGgctgttcttctctggcctcagctctgaGCTGGTCTTGTCTGAcagagctggacctgagctaCAATCATCCAGGAGAACCAGGAGAGAAACTACTGTCTGCTCTACTGGAGGATCCAGACTGCAGCCTGGAGACACTGAG ACTGGACCATAGGGGATGGCACACACTGGAACCAGGTCTAAAGAAGT ACGCCTGTGAGCTGGAAGTAGACACAAACACGGTGAACAGAAGACTCAGACTGTCTGACAACAACAGGACGGTGACACATGTAGAGGAGTTTCAGCCATATCCTGATCATCCAGACAGGTTTGACAAATATCCTCAGTTGCTGTGTGGGACTGGTCTGACTGGTCGTTGTTACTGGGAGGTCGAGTGGAGTGGAGTGGTTTATATATCAGTGAGTTACAGAGGAATCAGACGAAGAGGAGATAGACATGAATGTTGGTTTGGATATAATGATCAGTCCTGGAGTCTGAGCTGCTCTGATGTTGGTTActctgtctgtcacaataacagagaaataaaagtctcctcctcctcctcttcattctCTGGTAGAGTAGGGGTATATCTGGACCATCCTGCTGGCTCTCTGTCCTTCTACAGTGTCTCCTCTAGCAGACTGATCCACCTCCACACCTTCAACACCACATTCACTGAACCGCTCTATCCTGGGTTTAGGTTTTTTCTGTACTCATCTCCTGGTTCCTCAGTGTCTCTGTGTTCTCCGTAG